In Salinigranum marinum, one DNA window encodes the following:
- a CDS encoding YbhB/YbcL family Raf kinase inhibitor-like protein, protein MRLTSDAFDDGDAIPERYGYRAENLNPPLAIESPPEEAEALALVVDDPDAVEPAGKVWDHWVVWNLPADRTEVPVGFDPTGVGGREGTNDYGEVGYGGPNPPDREHTYRFVAYALDTTVDLGSGATKADLEAAIEGHVLAAARLTGTYAP, encoded by the coding sequence ATGCGACTCACCAGCGACGCGTTCGACGACGGTGACGCGATCCCCGAGCGGTACGGCTACCGCGCGGAGAACCTGAACCCGCCGTTGGCGATCGAGAGCCCTCCCGAAGAGGCGGAGGCGCTGGCACTCGTCGTCGACGACCCCGACGCGGTCGAACCCGCGGGGAAGGTGTGGGATCACTGGGTGGTGTGGAACCTCCCCGCCGACCGGACCGAGGTCCCCGTCGGCTTCGACCCGACGGGCGTGGGGGGACGCGAGGGGACGAACGACTACGGCGAAGTCGGCTACGGCGGGCCGAATCCGCCGGACCGCGAGCACACCTACCGCTTCGTCGCGTACGCGCTCGACACGACGGTCGACCTCGGGTCCGGGGCGACGAAAGCCGACCTCGAAGCCGCGATCGAGGGGCACGTCCTCGCGGCCGCACGGCTCACCGGGACGTACGCGCCCTGA